The Sphingopyxis sp. YR583 DNA segment GCCAACGGCGGTGCAGAGCGCAATTTCTCCGGCGTCATCCATCGGCAGTTCGCGGACATGGCGCGTCGCCGTCCGCATCAATCGCACATCGGCCGTCTCGATCCCGGCATCCTCGCCCGTTACATAGAGCCCACCCAACCGCTCAAGGCAGCGAGCGAATGCCAATATCCGTTCCGACCGGGTGGCTTCATCGCGATTGTCGATGATCACGGCCTTCGCGCCGCCATAGTCCTGACCACTGATGGCATATTTGTAGGTCATGCCGCGTGAAAGCCGCAGCGCGTCGCTCAGCGCATCCTGTTCGCTTTCATATGCCTTCATCCGGCAACCACCCAGACCCGGCCCCAGCGTGGTGTCGTGCACCGCGATAAAGGCGCGCATGCCGCTGGCCTTGTCGGTGCAATAGATAACCATTTCATGATCATCAAAGTCCGGATGGGAATAAATATTCAGGGACATCGCCTATTCTCCGAATCAAGTTCACCTTTGCGGTAAATATGGCTAATATGATTCGACAAGAAAATGGATGACATGATGCCAACACAAGAAACGAATGGCGATCAGCCGTCGACACGGCGCCCCCGCGAGCTCGACCCGGTGGACCGAAAAATATTAGGCCTGCTGGCCCAAAACGCCGATCGAAGCTTTGCCGAACTCGGCGAATTGCTGAATCTTTCGCCTCCTGCGGTCCATGAGCGGGTGAAGCGGATGAAGCGGAACGGCACGATCCGGCGCACGGTCGCCATGCTCGATCCGGACAAGGTCGGGCGCGACCTCCTGGCGTTCGTGCACCTCGAAACCAGCAACTGGGAGACCACCCGGCAAGTGCTCGACATGGCCTCGCTCGACGCGATCGAGGAAATTCACACGGTCGCGGGCGACACTGCCATGATCCTCAAGGTGCGGACCGCATCCACAGGTGCGCTCGAGGAGTTCCTGAGCGGGTTGCACCAGATGGATGGATTCAAGCGCGTCAAGACCTTCGTCGTCCTTGGCACCTATCAGGAACGCGGCACCCTGCCCTGAGGCCCCGATGGAAAGCGTCCAGCCGAACTTCCAAAGCTTCGACCTGCTGCAATGGACTTCGTCCGTTACGGCCGAGGCCTTCACCGCGGCGGCGAACCCCCGCCGGGTGGCGGCCGGTAGCCTGATCTATCAGCAGGGGGACCCCGGCCCCGAAATGTTCCGCATCGTCGAGGGCGCTGTTCGCGTGTCGGTGTCGCGTGACGACGGGCGCGAGATCATCTTTCTTTTCTTCAGCGCAGGCGACTGTTTCGGAGTGTCCGGGCTGATCGATGGCGAGGCGATGCCCCAGACAGCCGAAGCGATCTCGCCCACCGTGCTCCAGGTGATCAGCGCTCCGGCCTTCACCCGGCTGCGAGAAGATCATCGCGATTTCGACAATGCCCTGCTCAGACTGCTCGCGCTCCAGATGCGCTTCATCAGCACCCATTTCATCGAGGCAAGCCTGTCCAGCCTTGCGAGCCGCGTCTGCGCCCGCCTGATCGAATATGCCCGCCCGGCACCAGGCGAAGCGGCAAGCGTGCGAATTTCACAGAATGAACTGGCGGCAGCGGTCGGCGGATCGCGGCAGCGGGTCAACCGCGTGTTGCGCCAATTGCAGGCCGAGGGCCTGATCACGACGGATTATGGCGCTATCCGGATAATCGATCCCCGCGGACTGCGCCATTTCTATCATAAGACACCGTCGCATAGGTGACAGTCTGTCCCGGCGGCCGCGGCTATTGTGCCTTTCACAAGAAGCGCGGGGGACGGGATGCCACAGGTGATCGAACAAAATAAGAGATTCGGCGTCGCGCTCGATGACAAGTGGACGGTCCGCTCGGGATGCATCTTCCTGAGCGGCACTCAGGCAATCGCCCGTGTCCTGCTGGCGCAGAAAGAGCTCGATCAGGCGAGAGGTCTGAACACCGCGGGCTATATCAGCGGCTATCGCGGCTCGCCGCTCGGCGGCGTGGACCTTGCGCTGTGGTCGATATCGGACCGCCTCGAAAGAGCGAAAATCACTTTCGCCCCCGGGGTGAACGAGGATCTTGCGGCCACCGCGGTGCGCGGCACGCAGCAGATCGATGCCGTGCCTAATCCCCTCTTCGACGGGGTGTTCGCGGCATGGTATGGCAAGGGTCCGGGTGTCGATCGCTCGGGCGATGCGCTAAAGCATGGCAACTACCATGGCGCGCATCCCAATGGCGGCGTCATGGTTTTCTACGGCGACGATCACGGCGGCAAGTCGTCCTCGGTGGCGCATCACAGCGAGCAGGCGATGGCGGCCGCTCTGATCCCCTCGTTCTATCCCGCCGACGTCGGGGAGATCATCGAATATGGCCTGCTCGGCTATGCTCTCTCGCGCTACAGCGGTGCATGGGTAGGCATGAAGCTTGTCAATGAGGTGGCCGAACAGACCGCGACGGTCGATCTCGATCTCGACCGCTTCGCGCCCATCCTCCCCGCCACCGACCATATCCCGCCTGAGGGCGTTCATGCGCGTCAACGCGTCTTCGCGCCGCTGCGCGAGGAACAGATCATGCTCGATCATCGTCTGCCGATGGTGCATGATTTCGTCCGCGCCAACGGAATCGATCGGACCATATTCCGCGCGGCGGAGCCGCTGCTGGGCCTCGTCACCGCCGGCAAGAGTCACGGCGATACGATGCAGGCGCTTGCCCTGCTGGGCCTCGATACAGAAACCGCCGCCACCCTCGGCCTGTCACTGTTCAAGCTGGGGTGCATCTGGCCGGTCGAGCCCAGCGCCATCACCCGCTTTTCGCGGGGCCACCGAACCCTGTTCGTGATTGAAGAGAAGCAGGCCTTCGTCGAGCCGCAAATCGCTGCGTTGCTGATCAACGAGGCGGAGCGCCCGCGGCTGATCGGGAAATGCGACGAGGACGGGCAGCCGCTCCTCCCGCAGGCGCCCCAGCTCGATCCGGGCTCCATCGCCCTCGCAATTGTGGGCCGCCTGCGCGCACTGGAGCGGACAACGCCTCAAATCGAAGACGCAGCCGCCCGGATCGCGGCGCGAATCGGCCAGAGGGCCACCGCCGCCGATGTGCCGAAGCGCAGCCCCTTTTTCTGTTCGGGCTGTCCGCACAGCCGGTCCACCCGCATCCCTGAAGGCAGCGTGTCGATGACCGGCATAGGCTGTCATACCATGGCCGCCTTCGCGCGCCCCGAAGAAGCTCTGCCGCCAACCCACATGGGGGCGGAGGGGCTCAACTGGGCGGGCCTCGCGCCGTTTACCGGCACGCGGCATATTTTCCAGAACATGGGTGACGGGACCTATTATCATTCGGGCCTGCTCGCGATACGCGCCGCGGTCGCCAGTGGTGCGAACATCACTTACAAGATCCTCTATAACGACGCCGTGGCGATGACCGGCGGTCAACCGGTCGACGGGCCGATTTCAGTTCCGGAAATCGCCCGGCAGGTGAAAGCCGAGGGCGTCAAGATTATCCGCCTTGTCAGCGACCGGCCCGAGCTGTGGCGCGGCAACGCCGACCTGCCGGCCGATACCACGATCCACCACCGCGACGACCTTGATGCCGTACAACGCGAGTTGCGCGAGATCGCCGGCTGCTCGGTCCTGATATACGAACAGACCTGCGCTGCGGAGAAGCGTCGCCGCCGCAAGCGCGGTCGCTATCCGGATCCGGCGCAACGCCTGTTCATCGCCGAGGAGGTCTGCGAGGGCTGCGGCGACTGCTCAGCCCAGTCGACCTGCGTCAGCCTGATGCCGGTCGAGACCGAACAAGGCACCAAGCGCAAGATCGACCAGTCGAGCTGCAACAAGGACTACTCGTGCCTAAATGGCTTCTGCCCGAGCTTCCTGACCATTCGCGGCGCAGCGCTGCGCAAGCCCAAGGTCGGCAAACTCGACGACACACTGTTCGCGGGCCTGCCCGAACCGCATCTTCCGGCATTGGGCGACACCGCCTACAACATCATGATCGCGGGCATCGGCGGCACCGGCGTGATTACCGTCGCCGCAGTGATCGCCATGGCCGCGCATATGGAGGGCCGTTACGCTTCTGCCTTCGACATGACCGGCCTCAGCCAGAAGAATGGCGCCGTGTTCAGCCATCTGCGGATCGGTGCCAGCGCCGGGGCGATTCACGCGCAAAAGCTCGGCCGCGGCGAAGCCGACGTGCTGCTCGGCATGGACGCCGTCGCGGCGTTGGCGGACGATTCGTCAAGCACTGTGGCCAAAGGACGCACGTCTGCACTCGTCAGCGGGCAGGCTCCGCCCACCGCCGCCTTCCAGTTCGACCGCGACGCAAATGTCGACGTGCGCCTGCTCCTCGCCCGGCTGAAGCGCACGCTGGGCGAGGACGCCGTATCCCACATTCCGGCCAGCGCCCTAGCGCTGCGGCTCCTCGGCGACACGGTGGGTGCGAACATGCTGATGGTCGGCGCGGCGTCCCAGCGCGGTCTGTTGCCGGTCGGCCCTCAAGCGATCGAACAAGCGATCCGACTCAACGGAACGGCGGTGCCGTTCAACCTCGACGCCTTCCGGCTCGGGCGATTGCTGGCATTCGAACCGGATCGCGTAGCCGCCTTGATGCCGCAGCCCGAAGCGCCGAGGGCGCAAACACTCGGTGAACTGGTCGAGAGCCAGGCGCTTCGGCTTGCCGACTACCAGAACCTGGCCCTCGCCGCGCGATACCGGCGACTGGTGGAGACGGTCGCGGCGGCCGAAGCGAGGGTCCGTCCCGGAAGCGACGCACTCGCTTTCGCCGTGGCGCGAACGCATGCGCGGGTCTTATCCTACAAGGACGAATATGAGGTCGCCCGCCTCCTGTCATCCAACCGGCTGTGGAGCAGCCTTTCCGATGTCTTCGCCGAAGGCGGCAAGGTCACTTTCAACCTCGCGCCGCCGGTCCTGCCCTTGGGGGAAAGGGGCCGACGCCCGCGCAAGCGCGAGTTCAACGCGCGGCTCTGGCGCCCGATCTTTCGCCTGCTCGCCCATGGCAAAGGGCTCCGCGGCACAAGGCTCGATCCATTCGGCTATTTTGCGGAACGCAAGGCCGAGCGCGCTCTGGTCGATCATTATGAGGAGCTGGTCACAAACACGATCGAGGCGCTGACCCCTGACAATCTCGACGCCGCGCTCCGGCTGATCCGGCGCGTCGATCAGATTCGCGGATTCGGGCCGGTGAAGGATGCGGCGCTTATCGCCTATTACGAGGGCCTGCCACGAGCCTTGGCCGACTTCGCAGCGCAAAGCGCCACACACAACCCAACTGTCGTCGCGCAATGAAGCGCCCTCGCCCCGACCAGATATCGTTCAAAGCGAACCCGCGATCTTCAGTCAGTCGGGTTCGAGGGGACCCTCGCAGATAGTAAGCTGGCAGCTATGAGCGCACGACTTAAGAGAACATAGGATTCGGGATAAGCGCAGACCCTCCGGCCAAATGAACGAGGCTCAACCTAGCGCGCTGCCCTTACGATCGTCGCTTCGATGCCTGCGATGAGTATCTGAAGGCCATCCTCGAAAACATCGCTCGCGAGCTTGAGCGGCCCCATGATATCGCTCAGCTCGGTTATGAAAGATTCCTCACCATAATCCTCGAGAGTCCGTTCGATATCCTCCGAGCGGTAGTCGCCATCGGCCGCCCGCGCGGACTCCCCCTGAGCTATGGCCCAATTGCTCACCAGGACATGCGCGCGATAGGCATC contains these protein-coding regions:
- a CDS encoding Lrp/AsnC family transcriptional regulator, with protein sequence MDDMMPTQETNGDQPSTRRPRELDPVDRKILGLLAQNADRSFAELGELLNLSPPAVHERVKRMKRNGTIRRTVAMLDPDKVGRDLLAFVHLETSNWETTRQVLDMASLDAIEEIHTVAGDTAMILKVRTASTGALEEFLSGLHQMDGFKRVKTFVVLGTYQERGTLP
- a CDS encoding Crp/Fnr family transcriptional regulator, which translates into the protein MESVQPNFQSFDLLQWTSSVTAEAFTAAANPRRVAAGSLIYQQGDPGPEMFRIVEGAVRVSVSRDDGREIIFLFFSAGDCFGVSGLIDGEAMPQTAEAISPTVLQVISAPAFTRLREDHRDFDNALLRLLALQMRFISTHFIEASLSSLASRVCARLIEYARPAPGEAASVRISQNELAAAVGGSRQRVNRVLRQLQAEGLITTDYGAIRIIDPRGLRHFYHKTPSHR
- a CDS encoding indolepyruvate ferredoxin oxidoreductase family protein, translating into MIEQNKRFGVALDDKWTVRSGCIFLSGTQAIARVLLAQKELDQARGLNTAGYISGYRGSPLGGVDLALWSISDRLERAKITFAPGVNEDLAATAVRGTQQIDAVPNPLFDGVFAAWYGKGPGVDRSGDALKHGNYHGAHPNGGVMVFYGDDHGGKSSSVAHHSEQAMAAALIPSFYPADVGEIIEYGLLGYALSRYSGAWVGMKLVNEVAEQTATVDLDLDRFAPILPATDHIPPEGVHARQRVFAPLREEQIMLDHRLPMVHDFVRANGIDRTIFRAAEPLLGLVTAGKSHGDTMQALALLGLDTETAATLGLSLFKLGCIWPVEPSAITRFSRGHRTLFVIEEKQAFVEPQIAALLINEAERPRLIGKCDEDGQPLLPQAPQLDPGSIALAIVGRLRALERTTPQIEDAAARIAARIGQRATAADVPKRSPFFCSGCPHSRSTRIPEGSVSMTGIGCHTMAAFARPEEALPPTHMGAEGLNWAGLAPFTGTRHIFQNMGDGTYYHSGLLAIRAAVASGANITYKILYNDAVAMTGGQPVDGPISVPEIARQVKAEGVKIIRLVSDRPELWRGNADLPADTTIHHRDDLDAVQRELREIAGCSVLIYEQTCAAEKRRRRKRGRYPDPAQRLFIAEEVCEGCGDCSAQSTCVSLMPVETEQGTKRKIDQSSCNKDYSCLNGFCPSFLTIRGAALRKPKVGKLDDTLFAGLPEPHLPALGDTAYNIMIAGIGGTGVITVAAVIAMAAHMEGRYASAFDMTGLSQKNGAVFSHLRIGASAGAIHAQKLGRGEADVLLGMDAVAALADDSSSTVAKGRTSALVSGQAPPTAAFQFDRDANVDVRLLLARLKRTLGEDAVSHIPASALALRLLGDTVGANMLMVGAASQRGLLPVGPQAIEQAIRLNGTAVPFNLDAFRLGRLLAFEPDRVAALMPQPEAPRAQTLGELVESQALRLADYQNLALAARYRRLVETVAAAEARVRPGSDALAFAVARTHARVLSYKDEYEVARLLSSNRLWSSLSDVFAEGGKVTFNLAPPVLPLGERGRRPRKREFNARLWRPIFRLLAHGKGLRGTRLDPFGYFAERKAERALVDHYEELVTNTIEALTPDNLDAALRLIRRVDQIRGFGPVKDAALIAYYEGLPRALADFAAQSATHNPTVVAQ